Proteins encoded in a region of the Vicia villosa cultivar HV-30 ecotype Madison, WI linkage group LG5, Vvil1.0, whole genome shotgun sequence genome:
- the LOC131604044 gene encoding plant UBX domain-containing protein 2-like, which yields MDDVKDKMKGFMKKVNNPFSSSSSGKFKGQGRVLGSSSTTTPNSISTPRPSPHNSNPISNPKPKPKPEPTPPIVSASDDSRIEKARKPGDGFDPFDSLVTSSQRSRNGYSVNVYECPICKTPFRSEDEVSEHVESCLSNRVENIDDGKLVETETEGVVETNTELEICVGSYVSGNPSEGSVDIVLKLLRNIVREPENVKFRKIRLSNPKIKEAVAEVNGGVELLGFLGFELKEENGETWAVMEVPNEEKIGVIKKAVVLLEPQLVKDPLKKESLVSVASVEKVADAEPKKIDRQVKVFFAVSESVAAKIELPDSFYKRSVDEVRRDAELRRKKFEESQLLIPKSLKEKQAKAAKRRYTRTIIRIQFPDGIVLQGVFAPWEPTTALYEFVSSALKEQGLEFELMHPVVVQRRVIPCFPKAGQKAKTIEEEDLVPSALIKFKPLETDSVVFTSLKNELLEISEPLVNG from the exons ATGGACGACGTAAAAGACAAAATGAAAGGCTTCATGAAGAAAGTCAATaaccctttctcttcttcatcctctggcaAATTCAAAGGCCAAGGTAGAGTCCTAGGCTCTTCATCAACTACAACGCCAAATTCCATTTCTACCCCTCGCCCTTCTCCTCACAATTCCAATCCCATTTCTAACCctaaacccaaacccaaacccgaacctaCTCCACCGATTGTTTCAGCTTCGGATGATAGCAGAATCGAAAAAGCTCGTAAACCTGGAGATGGATTTGATCCGTTTGATTCTTTGGTTACTTCATCTCAGAGATCTCGAAATGGTTATTCGGTAAATGTATATGAATGTCCGATTTGCAAAACACCGTTTAGATCGGAAGATGAGGTTTCTGAGCATGTTGAAAGTTGTTTGAGTAATAGAGTTGAAAATATTGATGATGGAAAATTGGTGGAGACTGAGACTGAAGGTGTTGTTGAGACTAATACTGAATTGGAGATTTGTGTTGGGAGTTATGTTTCGGGGAATCCGAGTGAAGGATCGGTTGatattgttttgaagttgttgagGAATATTGTTAGGGAGCCGGAGAATGTTAAGTTTAGGAAGATTAGGTTGAGTAATCCCAAGATTAAGGAAGCTGTTGCTGAGGTTAATGGCGGGGTTGAGTTGTTGGGGTTTTTGGGGTTTGAGCTCAAGGAGGAGAATGGAGAGACGTGGGCGGTGATGGAGGTTCCGAACGAGGAGAAGATAGGGGTGATTAAGAAAGCAGTTGTGTTGTTGGAACCACAATTGGTAAAGGATCCTCTAAAGAAAGAGAGTCTGGTCTCTGTAGCTTCGGTTGAGAAAGTAGCCGATGCCGAACCGAAGAAGATCGACAGACAG GTTAAGGTCTTCTTTGCTGTTTCCGAAAGCGTTGCTGCTAAAATTGAGCTACCAGATTCCTTCTACAAACGATCAGTTGATGAGGTGAGAAGAGATGCTGAATTGAGGAGAAAAAAGTTTGAAGAGTCTCAGCTTTTAATCCCCAAGTCCCTTAAAGAAAAACAAGCTAAAGCTGCGAAGAGGCGATACACAAGAACTATTATTAGGATTCAGTTCCCAGATGGAATTGTACTTCAAGGTGTATTTGCTCCATGGGAACCAACTACTGCTTTGTATGAG TTTGTCAGCTCTGCATTAAAAGAACAAGGTTTGGAATTCGAGCTAATGCATCCAGTAGTTGTTCAACGGCGAGTTATCCCATGTTTTCCAAAAGCAGGACAAAAAGCCAAAACAATAGAGGAAGAAGACTTGGTGCCTTCTGCTCTAATTAAGTTCAAGCCCCTAGAAACAGATTCTGTTGTTTTCACTAGTCTCAAAAATGAATTGCTTGAAATCAGTGAACCACTTGTAAATGGTTAA
- the LOC131604045 gene encoding F-box protein SKIP28-like encodes MATIAQAVEQDHAPPHHAMFLVIPYLRVYEVLTMSLVCTSLRDAVNNDVLPWLCIIIETPLNFRLTDETLLKITSKANGRLQKLALMNCINITDQGLQRVIKQNPFIKELHIPACTSITPEGVLKAVETLCQRNNCLTTLSINGIYNLQKEHLDILTSKLRKNSLENMPMQQPIYYHKRDSVSAFECQENHRIVDLEICPKCSEVKMVYDCPKVDCKMKECRGCIFCIPRCENCGECVGSEEPEECACGDIMCLECWLKVPKCSCCNKPYCKQHTNWWCTSSDSSLMCRVCDENSHGYTYTDEL; translated from the exons ATGGCCACCATAGCTCAGGCAGTAGAACAAGACCATGCTCCTCCTCACCATGCCATGTTTCTGGTCATACCATACCTTCGAGTGTACGAGGTTTTAACCATGTCTCTTGTTTGCACATCACTAAGGGATGCAGTCAACAATGATGTATTGCCATGGCTTTGTATTATTATAGAAACGCCTCTCAATTTTCGACTCACCGATGAGACTCTGTTGAAAATCACATCCAAAGCCAATGGTAGGCTTCAAAAACTTGCTCTCATGAACTGTATCAACATCACTGATCAAGGACTACAAAGGGTCATAAAACAAAACCCTTTCATTAAAGAG CTTCATATACCAGCATGCACTAGCATAACCCCAGAAGGCGTTCTAAAAGCTGTGGAAACATTGTGCCAAAGAAACAATTGCTTAACCACCTTGAGTATAAACGGCATCTACAATCTACAGAAGGAGCATCTTGACATCCTTACTTcaaaacttagaaaaaattcaTTAGAAAACATGCCAATGCAGCAGCCTATCTATTATCATAAACGCGACAGTGTTTCCGCATTCGAGTGTCAAGAAAATCATCGGATTGTCGATTTGGAGATATGTCCCAAGTGCTCTGAAGTGAAGATGGTATATGACTGCCCAAAAGTGGACTGCAAGATGAAGGAATGTAGGGGGTGCATATTTTGTATTCCAAGGTGTGAAAACTGCGGTGAATGTGTTGGATCAGAAGAACCTGAAGAGTGTGCTTGTGGAGATATCATGTGCCTTGAATGTTGGTTAAAGGTTCCTAAATGCAGTTGCTGTAACAAACCATATTGTAAGCAGCACACAAACTGGTGGTGTACTTCTTCAGACTCTTCATTAATGTGTAGAGTTTGTGATGAAAATTCTCATGGATATACATACACTGATGAGCTATAA
- the LOC131604050 gene encoding protein PLANT CADMIUM RESISTANCE 3-like, giving the protein MNPPTSQLHYAQPPYPPPATGIPVGHHHKIDPQEWSTGLCDCFSDLQTCCITYWCPCITFGRIAEIVDKGTTSCLVSGSLYTLICCLTGCGCLYSCIYRNKMRQQYMLKDKPCCDCLLHWCCESCALCQEYRELQNRGFDMQLGWDGNVAQGSRGVVMAPTAPRVEFMTR; this is encoded by the exons ATGAATCCTCCAACTTCACAATTACATTATGCACAGCCACCTTATCCACCACCAGCCACCGGTATCCCCGTGGGCCACCACCATAAAATCGACCCCCAAGAATGGTCTACTGGTCTATGTGACTGCTTCTCCGACCTCCAAACAT GTTGCATAACGTATTGGTGTCCGTGCATCACCTTTGGTCGAATTGCTGAGATTGTTGACAAAGGAACAACTT CATGTCTTGTGAGTGGATCACTGTACACACTGATATGTTGTTTAACTGGTTGTGGATGTTTATACTCATGTATCTATCGTAACAAGATGAGACAACAATACATGCTCAAAGACAAACCTTGTTGTGATTGCTTACTTCATTGGTGTTGTGAATCATGTGCATTGTGTCAAGAATATCGTGAGCTTCAAAACCGTGGATTTGACATGCAACTTG GGTGGGATGGAAATGTTGCGCAAGGAAGTAGAGGAGTGGTCATGGCACCAACAGCTCCAAGAGTTGAATTCATGACTCGTTGA